CTTGTAAAATGTTGTTACTCACTATATTTTTGGCAGGCATTTTATTAATGTTTCCATTTCAGCTTTTCATCAGCTGTGACAGGCCGACAGCCATTACCAGAAGATAGGTGACGGCGATCGCCAGTGAGCCCATTGTTTCCGCGGGAATTGTGGTGATCATGAGAGTGGTTACATGCAGGATCGTGAAAAAATAAGCGAACTTGAAGACCTTGCTGTAATCCGGCTGGATCAGCTGGTCCGGGGCTTCTTCTCCGCAGGCGTAAGCTTTGCCTTCACCTGGGGCTTTATTCTTCCTGCTGAAAGCCAGTCCGGCCAGGAACAGGAAGAGCAGAATCGAAGAACCCAGCACAATCAAGAAAGCCAGCGGCGGAGAAAGCAGGATGTTTTCCATATCTATCCCTTCAAAGTCCTCAGTGAATTGGAACTGATGTTGTCATTATGCCAGAAGACATGCAGAATGATGCCGCCCGCGACTACAGCGACCACGACTTCGATCATGATCAGAGAGATGACCAGGGATTGGGTAAGGGCGGTTTTACCGGTGATATACCCGGCCAGGATTAGGGAAAGGGTCACGGCTTTGATCAAAATCTCAAGGCCGATCAGCGCTCTGATCAGATTCATGGTAGCCAGAACGCAGTAAATACCTGTGATGAAAATGAGCAGGATAAAAATGCTGAAGGGCCAGAACATCAAGGACAGGTCACTCATTTTCTGTGCTCCTTGAAAAAGATCAGCGTACTGATAACGCCGGTGAACAATACCAGGATCTGACCGATCAAATCCAGATGTCTCAGGTTCCAGATCACGTACCTGACGTCATCTGAACAAGCTACGGTAGGAATATCCAATTTCGGAATGATGTCATACAGGCTGAATACAAGGCCGATCAACCCCAGAAAAGCGGGAAGAGGCCAGAACTTGGAGATCCTTCTCTCCCTGAGTTCCTGGATTTCATCACGCCCGAGCCTGTGCGTGAAGCTGATTGTAATGATGAAAATCACCGGGATCAGCCCGGCACATACGGAAAGTTCGAAAACCGAGGCCAGGGGTGAGTCAAGCAGGAACATGATCAGCGCTAAAATAGCGCTTGTGATGGCGAGTCCGATCGCAGATCTCATCAGCGTCGAAGTCATCACCGTCCAGAGGGAGGTGAGCAGCAGCAGAGTCAAAAGTATTATAAAATGTACCATGTTTTACCCCAGCAGATTTCCGACCGGAAGGAAAAGAGCATTCAAGAAATAAACTACAAATACACCTGCAGCAACAATAATGCCTGCCAGCAGGACTTGGGGAATTACGATCAGCGGACCGGCTTCCCTGAGACTGGAAAGCTCAGGCCTGATTTTTCCGAAAAAGACTTTACGCTGCATTGTAAGCAGATAGGTCAATGTCAGAAGGCTGCTCAGCAGGGCGATACCGGCGTAATAATGGTGGCTTGACTGCCAGAGCGCCAGCACTATCAGAAGTTTGCTCCAGAATCCTGAAAGCGGCGGTACTCCGGCTGTGGATAAGAAAGCGATCGCTGAAGTGGCTCCCGTGAAAGGCATCCTCTCAGCGAGTCCTCCCATCTTGTCCATATCGACGGTCTGCAGGCGTTGCTCCACTCCTGCCGCGTTTACGAACAGAAGGGATTTGAAAATAGCATGATTGAACAGATGGAAAGCTGCTCCGGCAAGTGCCATCGGAGTCCCGCAGCCGAGGCCCAGTATGATGTATCCCACCTGGCTGATACTGGAATAGGAAAGCATCCGTTTGAAATTGTTCTGGGTGAGAGCTGCCAGCGCACCCACGACGATGGAAAGAGTTCCAAAGAACATCAGAACCGTCTGCAGGGGTACGCTGTATCCAAAAACTGAAAGTACCACCCTCATCAGCACATATACTCCGGTAACCTTGGTAACTATTCCGGCCAGGAACACTGAGACTGCTGATGGTGCAGAGGAATACGCATCAGGCAGCCAGCCGTGGAAAGGAACGAGTCCTGATTTAACGAACAGCCCGCCCAGGAACATGGCCAGGGCTAATTTAACCAGATCCGCCTGATCGCTGTTGACAATTGCATTATGGATAGTGTCGAAGGTGGTAGAGCCTGACAGCAGTATCAGCAGGGCGATCGAGATCAGCATGAAAGCTGTAGCCACTCCTGAGAGTATCAGATACTTGAAGGCACCTTCCAGTCCGGCCTGACCTTTTTCCATCGCGATCAGAATAAAAAGGGAGAGAGCAGTAGCCTCTACGAATATAT
This DNA window, taken from Candidatus Wallbacteria bacterium, encodes the following:
- a CDS encoding NADH-quinone oxidoreductase subunit K, whose translation is MSDLSLMFWPFSIFILLIFITGIYCVLATMNLIRALIGLEILIKAVTLSLILAGYITGKTALTQSLVISLIMIEVVVAVVAGGIILHVFWHNDNISSNSLRTLKG
- a CDS encoding NADH-quinone oxidoreductase subunit J, whose protein sequence is MVHFIILLTLLLLTSLWTVMTSTLMRSAIGLAITSAILALIMFLLDSPLASVFELSVCAGLIPVIFIITISFTHRLGRDEIQELRERRISKFWPLPAFLGLIGLVFSLYDIIPKLDIPTVACSDDVRYVIWNLRHLDLIGQILVLFTGVISTLIFFKEHRK
- a CDS encoding proton-conducting transporter membrane subunit; the protein is MNSLLIWLPILLLILLNLPFLKIRARIALILTALMAVYQIFVVLTNLPVGKGVENFLSTKFILNFSTDSLSLIVLLSIGIVLFVTALTGWETIETEPEKIHFYNLLLAALIGMNATTMTNDIFTLYIFVEATALSLFILIAMEKGQAGLEGAFKYLILSGVATAFMLISIALLILLSGSTTFDTIHNAIVNSDQADLVKLALAMFLGGLFVKSGLVPFHGWLPDAYSSAPSAVSVFLAGIVTKVTGVYVLMRVVLSVFGYSVPLQTVLMFFGTLSIVVGALAALTQNNFKRMLSYSSISQVGYIILGLGCGTPMALAGAAFHLFNHAIFKSLLFVNAAGVEQRLQTVDMDKMGGLAERMPFTGATSAIAFLSTAGVPPLSGFWSKLLIVLALWQSSHHYYAGIALLSSLLTLTYLLTMQRKVFFGKIRPELSSLREAGPLIVIPQVLLAGIIVAAGVFVVYFLNALFLPVGNLLG